A region of Sugiyamaella lignohabitans strain CBS 10342 chromosome A, complete sequence DNA encodes the following proteins:
- the NSI1 gene encoding Nsi1p (RNA polymerase I termination factor; binds to rDNA terminator element, required for efficient Pol I termination; required for rDNA silencing at NTS1; facilities association of Sir2p with NTS1, contributes to rDNA stability and cell longevity; interacts physically with Fob1p and RENT subunits, Sir2p and Net1p; may interact with ribosomes, based on co-purification experiments; Myb-like DNA-binding protein; NSI1 has a paralog, REB1, that arose from the whole genome duplication; GO_component: GO:0005730 - nucleolus [Evidence IEA]; GO_component: GO:0005730 - nucleolus [Evidence IDA] [PMID 14562095]; GO_component: GO:0005730 - nucleolus [Evidence IDA] [PMID 22362748]; GO_component: GO:0005634 - nucleus [Evidence IEA,IEA]; GO_component: GO:0033553 - rDNA heterochromatin [Evidence IDA] [PMID 22362748]; GO_component: GO:0005840 - ribosome [Evidence IDA] [PMID 16702403]; GO_function: GO:0003677 - DNA binding [Evidence IEA,IEA]; GO_function: GO:0003677 - DNA binding [Evidence IPI] [PMID 15343339]; GO_function: GO:0003682 - chromatin binding [Evidence IEA]; GO_process: GO:0000183 - chromatin silencing at rDNA [Evidence IMP] [PMID 22362748]; GO_process: GO:1900008 - negative regulation of extrachromosomal rDNA circle accumulation involved in replicative cell aging [Evidence IMP] [PMID 22362748]; GO_process: GO:0001185 - termination of RNA polymerase I transcription from promoter for nuclear large rRNA transcript [Evidence IDA,IMP] [PMID 22805593]): MNAIRKASRWAFSEKNGEDGDPGSPGGNGNGSEKQLGVEGSGPAESGVDEPAAKALLALGDAKDEEEKKNNKSKKTRSRKRASKQDSEKSPVENENILNAGHEAIAVAAATSATSGSAANAENSVDNHREPDFGSVGDVIQFVGSLSPNANSGNKKRKLNNNASTAFDNGDISGFESNWGTYLNDDMADGSSQAHNEDYMFIQPQQIQQQQHQHQQQQQQHQHQQHQQQNSQQQLQQNHHAQNHQQQQQQQQQRQQQQQQQQQQSQQQQEEPSQDQKKKRKGKKRALNVDPALAHLDDTGPGQNEHFKEQQLVEQAMLEAHAIATELESSETTSGAAASSIVNGAGAGSDASAVATAAALAAAAATAQQLQLDHQRHLHHKYLHSPGGVVASQQQQHQTTQQPRRKRPHDSQQHRHEDLVDQELQDSIKNNWALLADGQDVKERGGSFTKEEAAQLDRFMEHYMAAKGLTRDEVCSRVWSSQRKKDNFWGLVSSVLPYRTRSSVYKHVRRAYHVFNARGKWDKETDAQLAALVNERGAQWKAIGLSLGRMPEDCRDRWRNYLKCGDQRNQNKWTITEENKLKEIVMTILSDNPAADINWTVVSDRMGGSRSRIQCRYKWTKIHKNMNATLVDSMPNADKKVFLELLKHYANEQQINWETVAVIEGKGIFSAKDFATIYTRLKLKYFGTETPNKDYIDAITELIDFLDKEDVPNKPLSLPPTTDEPQNAPKPVLHATTTPVPAR, translated from the coding sequence ATGAATGCGATTCGGAAGGCCTCGAGGTGGGCTTTTAGTGAGAAGAATGGAGAGGATGGTGATCCTGGTTCGCCGGGTGGAAATGGTAATGGCAGCGAGAAACAGTTAGGTGTCGAGGGATCGGGTCCTGCCGAGTCGGGGGTCGACGAACCGGCTGCTAAAGCGCTTCTCGCGTTGGGTGACGCGAAAGACGAGgaggaaaagaagaataataaGTCGAAAAAGACAAGATCCAGGAAAAGAGCTTCTAAACAGGACAGCGAAAAGTCTCCTGTTGAGAATGAGAATATTTTGAATGCCGGTCATGAGGcaattgctgttgctgctgctacttccgctacttctggttctgctgcGAATGCTGAAAACAGCGTGGATAACCATCGAGAACCTGATTTTGGCAGCGTTGGCGATGTTATACAGTTTGTGGGCTCGTTATCGCCAAATGCCAATAGCGGTAACAAGAAACGTAAACTGAATAATAACGCGTCAACTGCGTTCGATAACGGCGATATCTCGGGCTTTGAGTCGAATTGGGGTACTTATCTCAACGACGACATGGCTGACGGGTCGTCTCAGGCTCATAATGAGGATTACATGTTCATTCAGCCTCAACAgatccagcaacaacagcaccaacaccagcaacagcagcagcagcatcagcatcagcagcatcaacaacagaactcacaacaacagctccAACAGAATCACCATGCtcagaatcatcaacaacaacaacagcagcaacaacaacgtcaacagcaacaacaacagcaacagcagcagtcccagcaacagcaggaggAACCGTCTCAAgatcagaagaagaagagaaagggTAAGAAACGAGCTCTTAATGTTGACCCTGCTCTGGCTCATTTGGACGATACTGGTCCAGGCCAGAATGAACATTTTAAAGAACAGCAGCTCGTGGAACAGGCCATGTTAGAAGCCCATGCTATTGCTACTGAGTTAGAATCGTCGGAGACAACCtccggtgctgctgcctcgaGCATTGTTAACGGTGCGGGCGCTGGTTCCGATGCTTCTGCTGTAGCTACTGCCGCTGctttagcagctgctgctgccactgctcAGCAGTTACAACTCGATCACCAGCGTCATCTCCATCATAAGTATCTTCATTCTCCGGGAGGAGTCGTGGCtagtcagcagcagcaacaccagaCAACCCAACAACCTCGTAGAAAACGGCCCCATGATTCACAACAACACCGTCATGAAGACTTGGTCGACCAGGAACTTCAAGACTCTATTAAAAATAATTGGGCATTGCTGGCTGATGGACAGGATGTCAAAGAACGAGGTGGTTCGTTcacaaaagaagaagctgctcAACTTGACAGGTTTATGGAACATTATATGGCTGCCAAGGGGTTGACTCGAGATGAAGTTTGTAGCCGAGTATGGTCGAGCCAGCGGAAAAAGGATAATTTCTGGGGTCTCGTGTCGTCTGTCTTGCCCTATCGAACCCGGTCAAGTGTATATAAACACGTACGACGAGCATACCATGTGTTCAATGCTCGTGGTAAATGGGACAAGGAAACAGATGCCCAGTTGGCTGCACTTGTAAATGAGCGAGGTGCTCAATGGAAGGCTATTGGTCTGAGTCTTGGAAGAATGCCCGAAGACTGTCGAGACAGATGGAGAAACTATCTCAAATGTGGTGATCAACGAAACCAGAACAAATGGACTATTACCGAAGAGAACAAGCTCAAAGAGATTGTTATGACAATTCTCAGCGACAaccctgctgctgacatCAACTGGACAGTTGTCAGTGACCGCATGGGAGGTTCACGATCCCGCATCCAATGCCGATATAAATGGACCAAGATCCACAAGAATATGAATGCCACTCTTGTAGACTCGATGCCCAATGCTGACAAGAAAGTGTTTTTGGAGTTGTTGAAACACTATGCCAACGAGCAGCAAATCAACTGGGAAACGGTGGCCGTCATTGAAGGCAAGGGCATCTTCTCGGCCAAAGACTTCGCTACCATCTACACCCGTCTCAAACTCAAATACTTTGGCACCGAAACTCCCAACAAAGATTATATCGACGCCATCACCGAACTCATCGACTTCCTCGACAAAGAAGACGTGCCAAACAAACCTCTCTCCCTACCACCAACCACCGACGAGCCCCAAAACGCGCCAAAACCCGTCCTACACGCCACCACTACCCCTGTTCCTGCTAGATAA
- the RPS11A gene encoding ribosomal 40S subunit protein S11A (Protein component of the small (40S) ribosomal subunit; homologous to mammalian ribosomal protein S11 and bacterial S17; N-terminally propionylated in vivo; RPS11A has a paralog, RPS11B, that arose from the whole genome duplication; GO_component: GO:0030686 - 90S preribosome [Evidence IDA] [PMID 12150911]; GO_component: GO:0005737 - cytoplasm [Evidence IEA,IEA]; GO_component: GO:0022627 - cytosolic small ribosomal subunit [Evidence IDA] [PMID 6814480]; GO_component: GO:0005622 - intracellular [Evidence IEA]; GO_component: GO:0030529 - ribonucleoprotein complex [Evidence IEA]; GO_component: GO:0005840 - ribosome [Evidence IEA,IEA]; GO_function: GO:0003723 - RNA binding [Evidence IEA]; GO_function: GO:0019843 - rRNA binding [Evidence IEA]; GO_function: GO:0003735 - structural constituent of ribosome [Evidence IEA]; GO_function: GO:0003735 - structural constituent of ribosome [Evidence IDA] [PMID 6814480]; GO_process: GO:0002181 - cytoplasmic translation [Evidence IC] [PMID 6814480]; GO_process: GO:0000462 - maturation of SSU-rRNA from tricistronic rRNA transcript (SSU-rRNA, 5.8S rRNA, LSU-rRNA) [Evidence IGI] [PMID 16246728]; GO_process: GO:0000028 - ribosomal small subunit assembly [Evidence IMP] [PMID 8070651]; GO_process: GO:0006412 - translation [Evidence IEA]), with amino-acid sequence MHRTIILRRDYLHYIPKYNRYEKRHKNLAAHVSPAFRVNEGDVVTVGQCRPISKTVRFNVLRVAPAAGSGKKQFSKF; translated from the coding sequence ATGCACCGTACCATCATCTTGAGACGTGACTACTTGCACTACATCCCCAAGTACAACCGTTACGAGAAGAGACACAAGAACCTCGCTGCCCACGTCTCCCCTGCTTTCCGTGTCAACGAGGGTGATGTCGTCACCGTTGGTCAATGTCGTCCCATCTCCAAGACCGTCAGATTCAACGTCCTTAGAGTCgctcctgctgccggtTCTGGTAAGAAGCAATTCTCCAAGTTCTAA